A single Cronobacter condimenti 1330 DNA region contains:
- a CDS encoding glycoside hydrolase family 1 protein, whose translation MKTFPDGFLWGGAIAANQVEGAYLTDGKGLSTSDVQPQGVFGAVVERVPGDSGIKDVAIDFYHRYPQDIALFAEMGFSCLRVSVAWTRIFPNGDENAPNEAGLAYYDKLFDELAAHNITPLVTLSHYEMPWGLVKQYGGWGNRKTIGFFERYARTVFTRYQNKVKLWLTFNEINMSLHAPMTGVGLPEESSREQVYQAIHHQLVASALAVKACHEIIPDARIGNMLLGGLVYPLTCKPDDVFAALQENHTWQFFGDVQCRGVYPGYMLRWFRDNHISLTITDEDREALRSTIDFISFSYYMTGCVTTDETLNQKARGNILNMVPNPHLQSSEWGWQIDPVGLRTLLNVLWDRYQKPLFIVENGLGAKDNVEADGSINDDYRINYLNDHLVQVREAIEDGVEVMGYTSWGPIDLVSASKAELSKRYGFIYVDRHDDGSGTLARSRKKSFWWYKDVIASNGGSLR comes from the coding sequence ATGAAAACTTTTCCAGACGGCTTTCTGTGGGGCGGCGCGATTGCCGCAAACCAGGTGGAAGGCGCATACCTGACCGACGGTAAAGGGCTTTCAACCTCTGACGTGCAGCCACAGGGCGTGTTCGGCGCCGTGGTGGAGCGAGTGCCGGGCGACAGCGGCATCAAGGATGTGGCTATCGATTTCTACCATCGCTACCCGCAAGATATCGCGCTGTTTGCCGAAATGGGCTTTAGCTGTCTGCGCGTGTCTGTCGCCTGGACGCGTATTTTCCCGAACGGCGATGAAAACGCGCCAAACGAGGCCGGGCTTGCGTACTACGATAAGCTGTTTGATGAACTGGCGGCGCACAACATCACGCCACTTGTGACGTTGTCACATTATGAAATGCCGTGGGGGCTGGTAAAACAGTACGGTGGATGGGGCAACCGCAAGACCATTGGCTTTTTTGAACGCTACGCGCGCACGGTGTTTACCCGCTACCAGAATAAGGTCAAATTGTGGCTGACCTTTAACGAAATTAATATGTCGCTGCATGCGCCGATGACCGGCGTCGGCCTGCCTGAGGAGAGCAGCCGCGAGCAGGTTTACCAGGCGATTCACCATCAGCTGGTGGCAAGTGCGCTGGCCGTAAAAGCGTGTCACGAAATCATCCCTGATGCCAGAATCGGTAACATGTTACTGGGCGGGCTGGTGTATCCGCTCACCTGTAAACCCGATGACGTTTTTGCCGCGCTTCAGGAAAACCACACATGGCAATTCTTTGGTGACGTGCAGTGCCGCGGTGTCTACCCAGGTTATATGCTGCGCTGGTTTCGCGACAATCATATTTCACTCACTATCACGGACGAGGACCGCGAAGCGCTGCGTTCCACCATCGATTTTATCTCCTTTAGTTATTACATGACGGGTTGTGTTACGACCGATGAGACGCTGAATCAAAAAGCACGTGGCAATATCCTGAATATGGTGCCAAACCCCCATCTGCAAAGCTCTGAATGGGGCTGGCAAATCGACCCGGTTGGGCTGCGCACGCTGTTAAACGTGCTATGGGATCGCTATCAAAAGCCGCTGTTTATCGTCGAAAACGGCCTTGGCGCGAAAGACAACGTTGAGGCTGATGGCAGTATTAACGATGACTATCGTATCAATTATCTGAACGATCATCTGGTGCAGGTTCGCGAGGCTATTGAGGATGGTGTTGAGGTGATGGGCTACACCAGCTGGGGGCCGATTGATCTTGTAAGCGCCTCGAAGGCCGAGCTTTCGAAACGTTACGGTTTTATCTATGTGGATCGTCACGATGATGGCAGCGGTACGCTCGCACGCAGCCGTAAGAAAAGCTTCTGGTGGTATAAGGACGTGATCGCGAGCAACGGTGGCTCGCTGCGGTAA
- a CDS encoding tyrosine-type recombinase/integrase has product MTELTDDSLLPGPLAGMAADDPLMLTTGTRGHALNPAMAYLISLPSAASRQTMRSFLQIVAGMLGAAAFQQCPWGSLRRHHVQGLLEMLSASGRAPATINTYLSALKGTAREAWMMKLMDTDSYQQILAVRAVRGSRLTRGRALSADEVRALFTHCEQDKSCKGPRDAAMLAVMLGCGLRRSEVVGLDVDSILAQDQALRVLGKGNKERLAFMPDAVWQRLQDWIENVRGENPGALFTRIRAGDDVTSDRLTPQAVYHILHQRHRESGIGACAPHDLRRTFASMMLDNGEDLITVRDAMGHASVTTTQKYDRRGDARLRRAANKIRL; this is encoded by the coding sequence ATGACGGAACTGACAGATGACAGCCTGTTACCCGGCCCGCTTGCGGGCATGGCGGCTGACGATCCGCTGATGCTGACGACCGGTACGCGGGGCCATGCGCTTAACCCCGCCATGGCGTACCTCATCAGTCTTCCTTCCGCAGCGAGCCGACAAACCATGCGATCGTTTTTGCAGATTGTCGCCGGCATGCTTGGGGCCGCGGCGTTTCAGCAATGCCCGTGGGGTAGCCTGCGTCGTCACCATGTGCAGGGGCTGCTTGAGATGTTGTCAGCCTCCGGCCGTGCGCCCGCCACCATTAACACCTATCTGTCCGCACTGAAAGGCACCGCACGCGAGGCGTGGATGATGAAGCTGATGGACACGGACAGCTATCAGCAGATCCTTGCGGTACGCGCTGTGCGCGGCAGCCGCCTCACGCGAGGCCGCGCGCTTTCTGCTGATGAGGTACGCGCCCTCTTCACGCACTGTGAACAGGATAAAAGCTGTAAAGGCCCGCGTGATGCGGCCATGCTGGCGGTGATGCTTGGCTGTGGTCTGCGCCGTTCAGAGGTGGTCGGCCTTGATGTCGACAGCATTCTGGCACAGGACCAGGCGTTACGCGTGCTCGGCAAAGGTAATAAAGAACGGCTGGCATTTATGCCGGACGCCGTCTGGCAGCGGCTTCAGGACTGGATTGAAAATGTGCGCGGTGAAAACCCCGGCGCGCTGTTTACACGAATCCGCGCCGGTGACGATGTCACGTCCGATCGCCTGACCCCGCAGGCGGTGTATCACATTCTGCATCAACGCCATAGGGAAAGTGGCATCGGGGCATGTGCTCCTCACGATCTTCGCCGCACATTCGCCTCCATGATGCTCGATAATGGCGAAGATCTTATTACGGTGCGCGACGCGATGGGCCACGCCAGCGTGACCACTACCCAGAAGTATGACCGCCGCGGCGATGCCCGTCTTAGACGCGCAGCGAATAAGATTCGGCTGTGA
- a CDS encoding GNAT family protein: MAFFNVALNKITAAYFTVNDQDFGLNVWREYPLSYDEVMMPIAENARVLLPIKTNRLSLRHRNSVLNSSFLFRTKRKVCLVKDQFSTKTIKKRNSELRKFLASGGESHQLSALEVGDIADFYIYLFNKRFSDTVRCYGKLNLIEMLTPLKHMIAGSLFFYKGAPCVIDMVLKAESDNLIYFDVPNGGLDPVFNPLSPGSLLMWNNINEARSLCHSGNKAMIFCIGLYDKNWDYKLRWANAQRTGKTLVI; encoded by the coding sequence CTGGCATTTTTTAATGTCGCATTAAATAAAATAACAGCCGCTTATTTTACGGTAAATGACCAGGATTTTGGTCTTAACGTCTGGCGAGAATACCCTTTGTCTTATGACGAAGTCATGATGCCGATTGCCGAAAATGCACGCGTGCTTTTGCCCATTAAAACGAACCGGCTATCACTCAGGCATCGAAACAGCGTGTTAAATTCCAGTTTTCTCTTCAGAACAAAGCGTAAGGTTTGTCTGGTGAAAGATCAGTTTTCCACGAAAACCATCAAAAAAAGAAACAGCGAACTGCGAAAATTCCTCGCCTCAGGCGGAGAAAGCCATCAACTTTCCGCACTTGAGGTTGGTGATATCGCTGATTTCTATATTTATCTTTTTAATAAAAGATTCTCTGACACCGTAAGATGCTATGGAAAACTTAATCTCATTGAGATGTTAACCCCATTAAAACATATGATAGCAGGAAGCCTGTTTTTTTATAAAGGGGCGCCCTGCGTAATAGATATGGTTTTGAAAGCGGAAAGTGACAACCTTATTTATTTTGATGTGCCCAATGGCGGTCTTGACCCCGTATTTAACCCACTTAGCCCAGGCAGCTTACTCATGTGGAATAATATTAATGAGGCCAGATCACTGTGTCACTCTGGAAATAAAGCGATGATATTTTGCATCGGGCTTTATGACAAAAACTGGGATTACAAACTGAGATGGGCGAATGCACAACGCACGGGTAAGACTCTTGTCATCTAA
- a CDS encoding helix-turn-helix domain-containing protein, with product MEKALVELANGDDAIITIALKNGYVSHQTFTRAFTLYYGISPGRYRRRNGKRR from the coding sequence ATGGAGAAGGCATTAGTCGAATTGGCTAATGGCGATGACGCTATCATTACCATAGCGCTGAAAAATGGTTATGTTTCGCACCAGACATTCACCCGCGCGTTCACGCTTTATTACGGGATTTCTCCGGGGCGCTATCGTCGACGCAACGGGAAAAGGCGATAA
- a CDS encoding GNAT family N-acetyltransferase produces MISFRTMTNDEYPAYLDYFVHDYACELETNYRLSQRDALARAKQEISELLPEGVNTPGHVLLSIVMHSDNTHNHVGYLWYKPDTTVRTVFIYDFHIFNASQGQGLGKQSLRAFENYLQAQNFKEIRLRVAGDNDRARHVYEASGFGVTGFNMSKSITDCGTDN; encoded by the coding sequence GTGATTTCTTTCCGTACGATGACAAATGATGAGTACCCTGCTTACCTCGACTATTTTGTTCATGATTATGCCTGTGAACTCGAAACAAACTACCGGCTCTCCCAGCGTGATGCTCTTGCAAGGGCGAAGCAGGAAATATCGGAATTACTTCCCGAGGGGGTTAATACCCCAGGACATGTTTTATTGAGTATTGTTATGCATTCGGACAATACTCACAATCATGTGGGTTATCTCTGGTATAAACCCGATACGACTGTGCGCACGGTTTTTATCTACGATTTTCATATTTTCAACGCCAGCCAGGGACAGGGGCTTGGCAAACAATCTCTGCGTGCTTTTGAAAATTATCTGCAGGCACAGAATTTTAAAGAGATCAGACTGCGTGTTGCCGGTGACAATGATCGCGCCCGGCATGTCTATGAAGCGAGCGGATTCGGTGTTACGGGTTTTAATATGAGTAAGTCTATTACCGACTGCGGCACTGACAATTAA
- a CDS encoding SDR family oxidoreductase translates to MTVKHVLIIGASRGIGRGLAETFARDGVDVIATVRSEKSHGEAFPGITTQLVDMTDAASCAQLQETLSAVKFDALIVNAGIYGPDHQSPAKVTQDEAASLFMTNAIAPVRLAEAMLPQVREGGVIAFMSSRTASFTHNDTGDMALYRASKSALNSLARSFAVTKALPGKRAVLLLHPGWVQTDMGGSRAPVTVEESAAGLKAVITAALDNPSCRFVDYQGEEIAP, encoded by the coding sequence ATGACAGTAAAACATGTTTTGATTATCGGGGCATCGCGCGGCATTGGTCGTGGGCTTGCCGAGACATTCGCACGCGATGGCGTCGACGTCATCGCGACGGTGCGTAGCGAGAAAAGCCATGGCGAGGCGTTTCCTGGCATAACGACCCAACTCGTCGATATGACGGACGCTGCCAGCTGCGCCCAGCTTCAGGAAACGCTGAGCGCAGTAAAATTTGACGCGCTCATTGTTAATGCAGGCATCTATGGGCCGGATCATCAGAGCCCTGCCAAGGTTACGCAAGACGAAGCCGCATCGCTGTTTATGACGAACGCTATTGCGCCGGTGCGCCTCGCCGAAGCGATGCTCCCTCAGGTACGTGAAGGCGGCGTTATCGCGTTTATGTCGTCACGCACCGCGAGCTTTACGCATAACGACACCGGCGACATGGCGCTCTATCGCGCCAGCAAAAGCGCGCTGAATTCACTGGCTCGCTCGTTCGCGGTGACCAAAGCCTTGCCAGGGAAACGCGCCGTCTTACTGCTGCACCCAGGCTGGGTTCAGACCGACATGGGCGGCTCACGCGCACCGGTAACGGTCGAGGAGAGCGCCGCGGGCCTGAAAGCGGTTATCACGGCCGCGCTGGATAACCCCTCATGCCGGTTTGTCGATTACCAGGGCGAAGAGATAGCGCCATAG
- a CDS encoding alpha/beta hydrolase family protein, whose protein sequence is MRFRLRKTVIIITVLILLLALWVMIRLAIFDAQSLPQAHTVTFIHNGNPLQGTLTLPDSVQHPPVALLVHGDGAQDRWSQGGYLPLVNTLLANGIAVFSWDKPGVGESGGNWLAQTMRDRSDEALQAITTLRKIPALSHSRFGFLGFSQAGWVVPKAAALAHADFAVIVGGAINWRDQGSYFLETRLALSGHTPSEIAQAIQNDRLDFARRYTAQTVSQPCAGRCTRDDFERRNALADARADITPMKIPVMVLMGANDRNVRPGETLAVWAATLPSTTPRCLRMIDGATHGLLKSRWYDYQLPSQWPWWAQALFLLSGEHAYAPGAPEAIATWIHTQQCAPY, encoded by the coding sequence ATGCGTTTCCGGCTGCGTAAGACGGTCATCATCATCACTGTTTTGATTCTGCTGTTAGCCCTGTGGGTAATGATCCGCCTTGCGATTTTTGATGCGCAGAGCCTCCCGCAAGCTCATACGGTGACTTTTATTCATAATGGAAATCCCTTACAGGGAACACTGACGCTTCCGGATAGTGTGCAACATCCCCCCGTAGCACTTCTGGTGCATGGTGACGGCGCCCAGGATCGCTGGTCGCAAGGCGGTTATCTCCCCCTCGTAAATACGCTGCTGGCAAACGGTATTGCCGTATTTTCATGGGATAAACCGGGCGTGGGGGAGAGTGGTGGGAACTGGCTGGCGCAAACGATGCGCGATCGTAGTGACGAAGCGTTACAGGCGATAACAACGCTTAGAAAAATACCCGCGCTCTCACACAGCCGATTCGGTTTTTTAGGTTTTTCTCAAGCAGGGTGGGTAGTGCCAAAAGCTGCCGCGCTGGCGCATGCTGACTTTGCCGTCATTGTTGGCGGTGCGATTAACTGGCGCGATCAGGGAAGCTATTTTCTTGAGACACGGCTTGCGCTTTCAGGGCACACGCCTTCAGAGATAGCGCAGGCAATACAAAATGACAGACTGGATTTTGCCAGACGTTATACCGCACAAACCGTCTCGCAGCCCTGTGCAGGGCGCTGTACTCGTGATGATTTCGAACGGCGCAATGCGCTTGCCGATGCCCGCGCGGATATCACACCAATGAAAATTCCCGTGATGGTGTTAATGGGCGCAAATGACCGCAACGTCAGGCCTGGCGAAACGCTGGCTGTGTGGGCCGCTACGCTGCCTTCAACGACACCGCGTTGCCTGCGGATGATAGATGGCGCAACGCATGGCTTACTGAAAAGCCGCTGGTACGATTACCAGCTTCCCTCTCAGTGGCCATGGTGGGCGCAGGCGCTGTTTCTGCTTTCCGGTGAGCACGCATATGCGCCCGGCGCGCCTGAGGCGATCGCAACCTGGATCCATACCCAACAATGCGCGCCATACTGA
- a CDS encoding phosphoglycerate mutase family protein, translating into MDIILMRHGRPDIPDAQRLSARDMRGWITAYDLADTGSSTPPAISRQLATQADIVISSDLPRAMSSLRALGCTPAHTDALYREAELPVCHLGAVKLSPLTWAGLFRVLWLCGMSGDVESLRAAKARAAQAAQNLINLASASDENVLLMGHGIMNRLIASALLSKGWREILKPGKSYWSAGIYRSPT; encoded by the coding sequence ATGGACATCATTTTGATGCGCCACGGCCGGCCCGATATTCCAGATGCACAAAGGCTCAGCGCGCGTGATATGCGAGGCTGGATAACGGCTTACGATCTCGCGGACACTGGCAGCAGCACACCGCCCGCAATAAGCCGTCAACTGGCAACGCAGGCAGATATCGTTATCAGTAGCGACTTACCCCGCGCTATGTCCTCGCTACGGGCGCTGGGCTGTACGCCTGCTCACACCGATGCCCTGTACCGGGAGGCGGAATTACCGGTCTGTCATCTCGGTGCAGTGAAATTATCACCGCTTACCTGGGCTGGGCTGTTTCGCGTGTTGTGGTTGTGCGGCATGTCGGGGGACGTTGAATCGTTGCGCGCCGCCAAAGCCCGTGCGGCGCAAGCGGCGCAGAATCTGATAAATCTTGCCAGTGCCAGTGACGAAAACGTGCTGCTGATGGGGCACGGCATCATGAACCGGCTGATTGCCAGCGCGCTGCTCAGCAAGGGCTGGCGCGAGATACTTAAACCCGGCAAAAGTTACTGGAGCGCAGGGATTTACCGCTCGCCCACATAA
- a CDS encoding methyl-accepting chemotaxis protein has product MSITQRLMLTFSLLSTALITMVIVAVVVVSNFQARFQYVQENTVPSILDIGKMIDSSNSLIIKFYRHQSAANAAQQAQIEKEIDTTLNRISTQNQYYLQNEISNDEDRQISENAATLIQTIQSRLPAFLEISRAQNTAAVLAALHNEDGIGGVAKQLIAVYQKQLGLNEEIGNKMRTESDNAYYLTLWGLISASAVVIIILGFFTLKTIFAIRNQLNSMRQTLESASERLDLTLRADDSRTDEIGLTAKAYNTLAANVASSLAAVEASAQSVSSASGQISAGNEDLSSRTEEQAASLEQTAASMAELTETVRQTAENTQMASQLAKNAREISEDSQARVNTMLTTMGNIRDSSSKITDIIALIEGIAFQTNILALNAAVEAARAGEQGRGFAVVAGEVRTLAQRSSSSAREIKELIENSMQFVEAGSAQAEGVGQNIGKMNEAVRQVTDIVDEISVAAQEQSQGINQVHLAVNQMDDVTQQNASLVEQASAASQSLMEQAASLNRLVSTFTIVATGHSKPAVREAFSAAAPLKTLRPAPAAVPASEDDWQSF; this is encoded by the coding sequence ATGTCCATAACACAACGGCTTATGCTGACGTTTTCATTACTTTCAACAGCCCTGATAACGATGGTGATTGTGGCTGTTGTGGTGGTCAGTAATTTTCAGGCACGGTTTCAGTACGTACAGGAAAACACCGTTCCGTCGATTCTTGATATCGGCAAAATGATAGACAGCAGCAACTCCCTGATTATCAAGTTCTACCGCCACCAGAGTGCAGCGAATGCCGCACAACAGGCGCAGATTGAGAAAGAGATCGATACCACCCTCAACCGTATCAGCACGCAGAATCAGTATTATCTGCAAAATGAGATCTCGAACGATGAAGATCGCCAGATTTCTGAAAACGCAGCGACCCTCATTCAGACGATTCAGTCCCGCCTGCCTGCGTTTCTTGAAATTTCACGCGCGCAGAACACCGCTGCGGTACTGGCGGCATTGCACAATGAAGACGGTATCGGTGGGGTAGCAAAACAGCTGATTGCGGTTTATCAGAAACAGCTCGGGCTGAATGAAGAGATCGGTAATAAAATGCGTACAGAAAGTGATAATGCTTACTATCTGACGCTCTGGGGGCTGATTAGCGCCTCGGCGGTCGTGATCATTATCCTTGGCTTTTTCACGCTGAAAACCATTTTCGCGATTCGCAACCAGCTCAACAGCATGCGCCAGACGCTGGAAAGCGCCAGCGAGCGTCTTGATCTCACGCTTCGTGCTGATGACTCGCGTACCGATGAAATCGGGTTAACCGCAAAAGCGTATAACACGCTTGCCGCGAATGTCGCCTCCTCGCTCGCCGCAGTGGAAGCTTCGGCACAGTCAGTGAGCTCGGCGTCCGGACAAATTTCCGCAGGTAACGAAGATCTCTCGTCACGCACGGAAGAACAGGCGGCCTCACTTGAGCAAACGGCCGCCAGCATGGCTGAGCTGACCGAAACGGTTCGCCAGACCGCGGAAAACACGCAGATGGCAAGCCAGCTTGCGAAAAACGCCCGCGAAATTTCCGAAGACAGCCAGGCGCGCGTGAACACCATGTTGACCACTATGGGCAACATTCGCGACAGCTCTTCAAAAATCACCGATATTATTGCGCTTATCGAAGGCATTGCATTCCAGACCAATATTCTGGCGCTCAACGCGGCGGTGGAAGCCGCGCGCGCTGGCGAACAGGGCAGGGGCTTTGCCGTCGTGGCAGGCGAGGTCAGAACACTGGCGCAGCGTTCGTCGTCGTCCGCCCGTGAAATTAAAGAACTTATCGAGAACTCGATGCAGTTCGTCGAGGCCGGCTCGGCGCAGGCGGAAGGCGTAGGCCAGAACATCGGCAAGATGAACGAAGCGGTTCGTCAGGTCACCGATATCGTGGATGAAATCTCCGTGGCCGCCCAGGAGCAGTCGCAGGGGATAAACCAGGTCCATCTGGCCGTGAATCAGATGGACGATGTTACCCAGCAGAACGCCTCGCTGGTAGAACAGGCGTCTGCTGCATCGCAGTCACTGATGGAGCAAGCCGCGTCGCTGAACCGTCTGGTCAGCACATTTACGATAGTTGCGACCGGGCATTCAAAACCGGCTGTTCGCGAGGCCTTCTCTGCCGCCGCCCCGCTCAAGACGCTGCGCCCGGCCCCCGCTGCCGTGCCGGCATCCGAGGATGACTGGCAGAGTTTCTGA
- a CDS encoding DUF1330 domain-containing protein, with amino-acid sequence MPKGYLIAHVTITDPDAYAGYAQAAGEALKGFNPNVVTWSGRHENVEGDAHEKHVVLEFASFEEAQRFYHSPAYEAARALREHAAHGSFYLVEGEA; translated from the coding sequence ATGCCAAAAGGTTATCTGATAGCCCATGTCACTATCACCGATCCTGACGCTTACGCTGGTTACGCACAAGCCGCTGGCGAGGCCCTGAAAGGGTTCAACCCGAACGTGGTGACCTGGTCCGGGCGTCATGAAAATGTGGAAGGCGACGCCCATGAAAAACATGTAGTGCTGGAGTTCGCCTCATTTGAAGAGGCGCAGCGCTTTTACCACAGTCCGGCCTATGAAGCGGCAAGAGCGCTGCGTGAGCACGCGGCGCACGGCTCGTTTTATCTGGTTGAAGGCGAGGCATAA
- a CDS encoding MBL fold hydrolase, whose product MVTLCKACGTSYDVATGHPTHCKICEDDRQFVPHTGQAWIGARTLLASHSNKWQQHRPELFSIETVPAFAIGQRAFVLITPQGNILWDCIANLDGATKALVAALGGLMAIAISHPHYYTTMQDWAAEFNAPVYLHAHDREWIMRDSAYIRLWEGDTLALTDEVSLLRLGGHFPGGCVLYDARDGGTLLTGDILQVTPGTDAVSFMWSYPNMLPLAADTVSEITQRLQAVPFEKLYGAFDGREILSGASEAVRRSGEKYVTCLK is encoded by the coding sequence ATGGTGACATTATGTAAAGCCTGCGGCACGTCGTATGACGTCGCCACAGGGCATCCGACACATTGCAAAATCTGCGAAGACGATCGTCAGTTTGTGCCCCATACGGGACAGGCGTGGATTGGTGCGCGCACGCTGCTCGCGTCGCACAGCAATAAATGGCAGCAGCATCGTCCCGAACTCTTCAGCATAGAGACAGTGCCCGCGTTTGCCATCGGTCAGCGCGCGTTTGTGCTCATCACGCCGCAAGGCAATATTCTGTGGGATTGTATTGCGAACCTGGACGGTGCCACGAAAGCGCTGGTCGCCGCGCTTGGCGGGCTGATGGCAATAGCCATCTCACATCCGCACTATTACACCACGATGCAGGACTGGGCCGCTGAATTTAACGCGCCGGTGTATCTCCACGCGCATGACCGCGAATGGATCATGCGCGACAGCGCTTATATCCGGCTCTGGGAGGGTGACACACTGGCGCTGACAGATGAGGTGAGCCTGCTTCGTCTTGGTGGACACTTCCCGGGCGGATGTGTGCTTTATGATGCACGAGACGGCGGTACGCTGCTCACCGGCGACATTTTACAGGTCACACCTGGCACGGATGCAGTCTCTTTTATGTGGAGCTACCCGAATATGTTGCCGCTCGCGGCAGACACGGTCAGCGAAATCACGCAGCGTTTACAGGCCGTACCGTTTGAAAAACTCTACGGCGCGTTTGATGGACGTGAAATTCTGTCTGGCGCCAGCGAGGCGGTACGCCGCTCGGGGGAAAAGTATGTGACGTGTCTGAAATAA
- a CDS encoding Exc2 family lipoprotein produces MRYGIMAIVVATALAGCATRTSPEIHARHYVLQGMESHDANMKVDKAGSIAAFLPAFTQVYDQGKADKAQGRDAAWAQQQAKAYRDQAFDVKITSEFGNHRGQFIDDASTPREKRILADDMAQTYLDGFYGR; encoded by the coding sequence ATGCGATACGGCATCATGGCAATTGTGGTCGCGACGGCGCTGGCAGGATGTGCAACCAGAACCTCTCCAGAAATACATGCGCGCCACTATGTTTTGCAGGGCATGGAGTCGCACGATGCGAATATGAAAGTGGATAAAGCTGGCAGTATCGCTGCGTTTTTACCCGCGTTTACGCAGGTCTATGACCAGGGCAAAGCGGATAAAGCGCAAGGGCGAGATGCTGCCTGGGCACAGCAGCAGGCTAAGGCGTATCGCGATCAGGCCTTTGATGTAAAAATCACCAGTGAATTTGGCAACCATCGCGGTCAGTTTATCGATGACGCCAGCACCCCGCGCGAAAAGCGTATACTCGCGGACGATATGGCGCAGACGTATCTTGACGGATTTTATGGTCGCTAA